The Lewinellaceae bacterium genome includes a region encoding these proteins:
- a CDS encoding tetratricopeptide repeat protein, translating to MARRLKNKKKDDATLVDIVEVRATAGDFFEDNKNIIIGVVVGAIVLFGGWFGYRHLYQMPKQAEAVEQMFMAQQQFERDSFALSLTNPGGGYSGFLDIIDNYGGTPAANMSLYYAGIAYLNLGKFEAALDYLKDYNPKGDVTPVMKFGAMGDAYSELLDMDNALKFYKKAINTSSNDFLTAYYLKKLGMLNEQQGNIQEALSAYERIKKEFPKTPYGADIDKFIIRANGKKG from the coding sequence ATGGCAAGAAGATTAAAAAATAAAAAAAAGGACGACGCAACGCTGGTTGATATTGTTGAGGTGAGAGCAACAGCGGGGGATTTTTTCGAAGATAATAAGAATATCATCATTGGTGTGGTAGTGGGAGCTATCGTATTATTTGGTGGTTGGTTTGGTTACAGACACCTGTACCAAATGCCAAAACAAGCTGAAGCTGTAGAGCAAATGTTTATGGCTCAACAACAATTTGAGCGAGATTCATTTGCATTATCCCTGACCAACCCGGGAGGAGGATACAGTGGTTTTCTTGACATCATTGATAATTATGGCGGTACGCCAGCGGCAAATATGTCGCTCTATTATGCAGGGATTGCCTATTTGAATTTGGGTAAATTTGAAGCAGCACTCGATTACCTAAAGGATTATAACCCTAAAGGTGACGTCACTCCGGTGATGAAATTTGGCGCCATGGGCGATGCTTATTCCGAATTGCTGGATATGGACAATGCGCTTAAATTTTACAAAAAAGCCATCAATACCAGCAGTAATGATTTCCTCACCGCTTATTACCTTAAAAAATTGGGTATGCTGAACGAGCAGCAGGGGAATATCCAGGAAGCTTTATCCGCTTACGAAAGAATCAAAAAAGAATTTCCTAAAACACCTTATGGTGCCGATATTGATAAGTTTATCATTCGCGCAAACGGTAAAAAAGGATAA
- a CDS encoding DUF721 domain-containing protein yields the protein MTHADEQSLKHALLQMVDHYRMRSRLTQVKVNKCWGTVMGPTIAQYTTEIKVRKNKLYVTINSAALKQELSYGKEKILRNLNDELGEELITAIEIR from the coding sequence ATGACACATGCAGACGAACAAAGCCTGAAACACGCCCTATTACAAATGGTTGACCATTACCGTATGCGTTCCCGCCTCACCCAGGTCAAAGTCAACAAATGCTGGGGCACTGTGATGGGACCTACCATAGCCCAATACACGACAGAGATCAAAGTCAGGAAAAACAAACTTTACGTCACCATTAATTCCGCTGCCCTCAAGCAGGAGTTGTCCTACGGGAAAGAAAAAATCCTCCGCAATCTGAATGATGAATTGGGAGAGGAACTGATCACAGCTATTGAGATCAGGTAA
- a CDS encoding thiamine pyrophosphate-binding protein: MKKTGSFLTVYALEQIGVKYTFGIPGVHNTEIYDELNNSSIIEPVLVTHEGGASFMADGISRTTDSIGTVVIVPAAGTTHAMSGIGEAFLDGIPMMVISGGTRRDTGKHYQLHQLDLGELVGAIVKQYYLVEKHEDIIPTIYKAYEMAISGEPGPVFIEIPVELQLFRGEVDGLPEYHPVQAEKTWSDEQIKEAARLLNEAKKPGIYVGWGGLGSLEELEKLAERLNAPVSTTFSGLSAFRAIHPMHTGVGFGASALPAARKAFVDCDCLLAIGVRFSELATGSYGMNVPEQLIHIDINPQVFHKNYPATLSIEGDAHAILTALEKEFEEESVQAHNDNDALKQMIASEKEAYRATWMKAPQDDMVSPGFFFQSLRQQMPDDVLMVVDDGKHTFLTAELFPVHTAGHLISPTDFNCMGYAIPASIGAKFGNPDKTVVTIVGDGAFQMTCMELITATTYGLGIIVFVFHDGELGQISQFQKIPLNRKTCTTLGDLKVEGVAIATGARYLAMNNDNEIDEVIKKAKQLATENVPVIVDVKIDYTQKTMLTKGVVKTNLRRFPLAEKIRFIGRAVKRNVLG, translated from the coding sequence ATGAAAAAAACAGGATCCTTTCTCACGGTTTATGCATTGGAACAGATCGGGGTGAAATATACTTTTGGCATTCCCGGTGTACACAATACCGAGATTTACGATGAACTCAATAATTCCTCTATTATTGAACCTGTTCTGGTGACTCATGAGGGCGGAGCAAGTTTTATGGCCGACGGTATTTCACGGACCACTGATTCCATCGGTACAGTGGTGATCGTGCCTGCTGCCGGAACCACGCATGCCATGAGCGGGATAGGAGAGGCTTTCCTCGATGGAATTCCCATGATGGTCATTTCCGGGGGCACACGCAGGGATACCGGGAAACACTACCAGCTACACCAACTGGACCTTGGGGAATTGGTAGGTGCCATTGTCAAACAATATTACCTGGTAGAAAAGCACGAAGACATCATCCCTACTATTTACAAGGCCTATGAAATGGCTATTAGCGGGGAGCCGGGTCCTGTGTTCATAGAAATACCTGTTGAGCTCCAGCTTTTTAGAGGAGAAGTGGATGGGCTGCCGGAATACCATCCTGTGCAAGCAGAAAAAACATGGTCCGATGAACAGATTAAAGAAGCGGCCAGGTTGTTGAATGAAGCTAAAAAACCAGGCATTTATGTCGGTTGGGGTGGATTGGGATCGTTGGAAGAACTGGAAAAACTGGCAGAAAGATTAAACGCTCCGGTGTCTACCACTTTTTCAGGGTTAAGTGCATTTCGCGCTATTCACCCGATGCATACGGGCGTAGGGTTTGGCGCTTCAGCCTTGCCGGCGGCAAGGAAAGCTTTTGTCGATTGTGATTGTCTGCTGGCCATAGGTGTTAGGTTTTCTGAACTGGCCACAGGCAGCTATGGCATGAATGTGCCAGAACAGCTTATCCATATTGACATCAATCCCCAGGTTTTTCATAAAAACTACCCGGCTACTTTATCCATTGAAGGAGATGCCCATGCTATTTTAACGGCACTCGAAAAAGAGTTTGAAGAAGAAAGTGTCCAGGCTCATAACGACAATGATGCTTTGAAGCAAATGATCGCTTCTGAAAAAGAAGCCTACCGCGCCACCTGGATGAAGGCCCCCCAGGACGATATGGTTTCTCCCGGATTTTTCTTTCAGTCCTTGCGGCAACAAATGCCTGATGATGTACTGATGGTGGTGGATGACGGTAAACATACCTTCCTGACGGCAGAATTATTCCCTGTGCATACGGCCGGACATCTCATTTCTCCCACCGATTTTAATTGTATGGGTTATGCCATTCCAGCTTCCATCGGGGCTAAATTCGGGAACCCGGATAAGACAGTGGTGACCATCGTAGGCGACGGAGCTTTCCAGATGACATGTATGGAATTGATCACCGCCACGACCTATGGATTAGGCATTATCGTTTTTGTTTTCCATGACGGGGAATTGGGGCAAATATCACAGTTCCAGAAAATTCCGCTCAACAGAAAGACGTGCACCACTTTGGGCGATTTGAAAGTCGAAGGAGTCGCCATCGCCACGGGAGCCCGTTACCTGGCGATGAACAATGACAATGAGATTGATGAGGTCATAAAAAAAGCCAAACAACTGGCGACGGAAAATGTGCCGGTCATCGTGGATGTGAAGATAGATTATACCCAAAAGACAATGCTCACCAAAGGAGTGGTCAAAACCAACCTGAGGAGATTTCCGCTGGCAGAGAAAATACGATTTATCGGCCGTGCGGTGAAGCGGAATGTTTTGGGGTAG
- a CDS encoding MBL fold metallo-hydrolase translates to MRVHIIETGFFKLDGGAMFGVVPKKLWQRINPPDEGNLCTWSLRCLLVETGDRKILIDTGMGDKQDAKFRSHFHPHGEHTLLRSLNQKGFAPEDITDVLLTHLHFDHVGGAVKKDENDHLVPTFPHATYWSNQKHYDWAFTPNPRESASFLKENFVPLQEAGVLKYIDVTEEDTEWIPGIDIRFVYGHTEAMMLPILKGKNKTLVYCADLLPSSGHLGAPYVMSYDLRPLETIKEKDQLLTEALANDDYLFFEHDPTVSCITVSRSDRGKVEIGEQVDIDGKEL, encoded by the coding sequence ATGCGCGTACATATCATAGAAACAGGCTTTTTTAAACTGGACGGCGGAGCCATGTTTGGCGTCGTACCCAAAAAATTATGGCAGCGGATCAACCCACCTGATGAGGGTAATTTATGTACCTGGTCGCTGCGATGTTTGCTTGTCGAAACAGGGGACCGCAAAATCCTGATCGACACCGGCATGGGAGACAAGCAGGATGCTAAATTCCGTTCTCACTTTCATCCTCATGGTGAACATACGCTTTTGCGGAGCCTGAACCAAAAGGGATTTGCTCCCGAAGATATTACGGATGTTTTGCTCACCCATTTACACTTTGATCATGTCGGTGGAGCGGTGAAAAAGGATGAGAATGATCACCTGGTTCCTACTTTTCCTCATGCCACTTACTGGTCTAACCAAAAACATTACGACTGGGCGTTCACTCCTAATCCCAGGGAAAGTGCCTCCTTCCTCAAAGAAAATTTCGTTCCATTGCAGGAGGCCGGTGTGCTGAAATATATAGATGTAACGGAGGAAGATACCGAATGGATTCCCGGTATTGATATTCGGTTTGTTTACGGGCACACGGAGGCTATGATGCTGCCCATTTTGAAAGGAAAAAATAAAACCCTGGTGTATTGTGCCGACCTGCTGCCTTCTTCAGGCCACCTGGGGGCTCCTTATGTGATGAGTTATGACCTTAGACCACTGGAAACCATTAAAGAAAAAGACCAATTGCTAACGGAAGCATTGGCCAATGATGATTATTTGTTTTTTGAACATGACCCCACAGTATCCTGTATTACGGTTTCCCGAAGTGATAGAGGAAAAGTGGAAATTGGGGAGCAGGTGGATATTGACGGGAAAGAATTGTAA
- the pdhA gene encoding pyruvate dehydrogenase (acetyl-transferring) E1 component subunit alpha, with the protein MAKKTSTKTATKSKYSKEQNLKWYELMLRVRRFEESALMAYGQQKIRGFCHVYIGQEALAAGIETAITKDDGVITGYRQHGTAIARGITPREAMAELYGKSTGIVKGKGGSMHFFSAEHKYFGGNGIVGAQIGIGTGIAFAEQYKGTKNLCVTMFGDGAARQGILHESFNMAMTWKLPVLYICENNGYAMGTSVKRTSNVTEIYKLGEAYDIPSEPVDGMDQEAVYEAVQKAAEYIRSGKGPYFLEIRTYRYKGHSVSDPAKYRTKEEVESYKDRDPVKVMELKLLKEKIATEKEILEIKQRIKEEIEDAVKFAEESPYPDGADLYTDNYVQQDYPFIT; encoded by the coding sequence ATGGCAAAAAAAACATCGACCAAAACAGCGACAAAATCCAAATACTCAAAGGAGCAAAATCTTAAATGGTATGAATTAATGTTGCGGGTGCGCCGTTTCGAGGAAAGCGCACTGATGGCTTACGGCCAGCAAAAAATTCGCGGATTCTGTCATGTTTATATTGGACAGGAAGCCCTTGCTGCCGGCATAGAAACGGCGATCACCAAAGATGACGGCGTCATCACAGGTTACCGTCAGCATGGAACGGCTATTGCAAGAGGGATTACACCCCGGGAAGCTATGGCAGAACTCTATGGAAAAAGTACCGGGATTGTAAAGGGCAAAGGAGGATCAATGCACTTTTTCTCTGCTGAACACAAATATTTTGGCGGCAACGGCATTGTAGGAGCGCAAATCGGTATTGGAACCGGTATTGCTTTTGCCGAACAGTACAAAGGAACCAAAAATTTATGCGTAACCATGTTCGGAGACGGTGCGGCGCGCCAGGGTATTTTACACGAGTCTTTCAATATGGCCATGACCTGGAAATTGCCTGTACTCTACATTTGTGAAAACAACGGTTATGCGATGGGAACTTCCGTAAAGCGCACCAGTAATGTGACAGAGATTTACAAACTGGGAGAAGCTTATGATATCCCAAGTGAGCCGGTGGATGGCATGGATCAGGAAGCGGTGTATGAAGCCGTTCAGAAAGCTGCGGAATATATTCGCTCAGGCAAAGGACCTTACTTCCTGGAAATCAGGACTTACCGTTACAAAGGACACTCCGTTTCCGACCCGGCGAAATATCGCACCAAGGAAGAAGTAGAGTCTTACAAGGACAGGGATCCTGTTAAGGTGATGGAATTGAAACTTTTAAAGGAAAAGATCGCCACGGAAAAGGAAATCCTCGAGATCAAGCAAAGGATCAAGGAAGAAATTGAGGATGCGGTAAAATTTGCGGAAGAATCCCCTTATCCGGATGGGGCTGATTTGTACACAGATAATTACGTTCAGCAGGACTATCCGTTTATTACATGA
- a CDS encoding FAD-binding dehydrogenase, translating into MSKQKYQADVLIAGGGLAGITTALELLDSGKKVILFDRDEADKFGGLANWSFGGMFFVNSPVQQKAGIKDNVDLATKDWFSFAEFGEEEYWTKAWARQYVELSDGWSFEWLRNRGIKYFPVVHWVERGLLQPGNSVPRFHLVWGTGYGLTQQLIFHLENHQHKGNLKLMFRHRVTNLTVQNGRVVGLSGKDELSNEDFEATGDAVVVASGGVNGSIQRVKQNWPQHWGNPPEEILNGSHKYAIGDMHDAVSAQKGNITHLDRMWNYAAGVQHPKPLFPNHGLSLVPCKSALWLNHKGERMGPMPLITGYDTRFLVKRICEEPVKYSWQVMNRKIAYKEFAISGSEHNPAVRDKKLFAFLKNILLGNKALVEEMLNTCPDFIVANSLEELTDKIHQASPEHQEFSGTLLRESVHTYDQMIDRGQKYHNDEQLRRIAHARQYRGDKVRTCKFQKIVDAKAMPLIAIKLRILSRKSLGGIQTDLQSRVLDNHPDPQKQQPIPGLYAVGEAAGFGGGGVHGKRALEGTFLSGCIINARLAAADIVKTK; encoded by the coding sequence ATGTCAAAACAAAAATACCAGGCTGATGTGCTTATCGCCGGCGGCGGCCTGGCAGGCATTACTACCGCACTGGAATTGCTGGATAGTGGAAAAAAAGTGATCCTCTTCGACCGGGATGAAGCCGATAAATTCGGCGGACTGGCCAACTGGTCATTTGGCGGTATGTTTTTTGTCAACAGCCCCGTTCAGCAAAAAGCCGGCATTAAAGATAATGTAGATCTCGCGACCAAAGACTGGTTTTCCTTCGCCGAATTCGGGGAAGAGGAATACTGGACCAAAGCCTGGGCGAGGCAATATGTAGAACTTTCTGACGGCTGGTCCTTCGAATGGCTGCGCAATCGCGGGATAAAGTATTTTCCGGTCGTACACTGGGTCGAAAGGGGATTGCTGCAGCCCGGAAACTCTGTGCCTCGTTTCCACCTCGTCTGGGGTACGGGATATGGGTTGACTCAGCAGTTGATTTTCCACCTGGAAAACCACCAGCACAAAGGAAACCTCAAACTCATGTTCAGACACCGCGTGACTAACCTGACGGTGCAAAATGGCAGGGTAGTGGGATTGAGTGGAAAGGATGAGCTGAGCAATGAAGATTTTGAAGCTACAGGTGACGCGGTGGTCGTAGCCAGCGGTGGCGTCAATGGCAGCATACAACGGGTAAAACAAAACTGGCCCCAACATTGGGGAAACCCTCCCGAAGAAATCCTCAATGGTTCCCACAAGTACGCCATCGGCGATATGCACGATGCGGTGAGTGCTCAAAAGGGGAATATTACCCATCTCGACAGGATGTGGAATTACGCAGCAGGGGTACAACACCCCAAACCGTTGTTCCCGAACCACGGACTCAGCCTGGTCCCCTGTAAATCGGCATTGTGGCTGAATCACAAGGGGGAAAGAATGGGGCCAATGCCTTTGATTACCGGTTACGATACCCGGTTCCTGGTAAAAAGGATTTGTGAAGAGCCTGTAAAATATTCCTGGCAGGTTATGAACAGGAAGATCGCCTACAAGGAATTTGCGATCTCCGGTTCCGAACACAATCCTGCGGTGAGGGATAAAAAGCTGTTTGCTTTTCTGAAAAACATTCTTTTGGGAAATAAGGCCCTGGTGGAGGAAATGCTGAACACTTGCCCCGATTTTATTGTGGCCAACTCCCTGGAAGAACTGACCGATAAGATCCACCAGGCTTCGCCGGAGCACCAGGAATTTTCCGGGACTTTGCTCCGGGAGTCTGTCCACACCTACGACCAGATGATCGACCGTGGCCAAAAATACCACAATGACGAACAGTTGCGTCGTATCGCTCATGCCCGTCAGTATCGTGGGGATAAGGTGAGAACCTGCAAATTTCAGAAGATCGTCGATGCAAAGGCCATGCCGCTGATTGCCATCAAACTCAGGATATTGTCGCGCAAAAGTTTAGGGGGGATTCAAACGGATCTGCAAAGCAGGGTACTGGACAATCATCCCGATCCACAAAAACAGCAGCCCATTCCGGGACTTTATGCGGTGGGGGAAGCCGCTGGATTCGGCGGCGGTGGAGTACATGGCAAACGGGCGCTTGAGGGAACTTTTCTCTCCGGATGTATCATTAATGCCCGGCTGGCAGCAGCGGATATTGTGAAAACGAAATGA
- a CDS encoding zinc-binding dehydrogenase, which produces MKALILKEINQAVTFDHFDTPEAGENEVLVELKAAALNHRDVWITKGMYPNIVTPIIMGSDGAGLAGEEEVIINPSINWGETPAFPGKNYQILGLPAHGTFAELVKVERKQLFPKPAHLSWEEAAALPLAGLTAYRALFTKGQLRKGENVLISGVGGGVALFACQFALAAGANVFVTSGSSEKIDRAIAMGAKGGVNYKEENWDKSIKTISGGFDVIIDSAGGDGFAQLVKCCNPGARVCFYGGSRGAINNLSPQILFWKQISLLGTSMGTDQEFEDMLHFVTQHKIKPVVDSVYRLRDGQAALDRMASGKHFGKIVFSI; this is translated from the coding sequence ATGAAAGCATTAATTTTAAAAGAAATCAATCAGGCGGTAACATTTGATCATTTTGACACACCCGAAGCCGGCGAAAATGAGGTTTTGGTAGAATTAAAAGCGGCGGCACTTAACCACCGGGATGTTTGGATCACCAAAGGCATGTATCCGAATATTGTCACGCCCATTATCATGGGTTCAGACGGTGCCGGTTTGGCTGGCGAGGAAGAAGTGATCATCAATCCTTCCATCAATTGGGGGGAAACCCCTGCTTTCCCCGGAAAAAATTACCAGATTCTCGGACTGCCCGCCCACGGCACTTTTGCTGAATTGGTTAAGGTAGAAAGAAAACAATTGTTTCCCAAACCAGCCCATTTAAGCTGGGAAGAGGCGGCGGCCCTTCCTTTAGCCGGGCTCACCGCTTATCGGGCGCTTTTCACTAAAGGACAACTCAGGAAAGGAGAAAACGTGCTCATTTCGGGTGTCGGAGGAGGCGTAGCGCTTTTTGCCTGCCAATTTGCACTGGCCGCCGGGGCCAATGTTTTTGTGACTTCCGGCTCGTCAGAAAAAATTGACCGGGCCATCGCCATGGGTGCGAAAGGCGGGGTTAATTACAAAGAAGAAAACTGGGACAAATCCATAAAAACCATATCGGGTGGTTTTGACGTGATCATTGACAGCGCAGGGGGAGACGGTTTTGCCCAACTCGTTAAATGTTGTAACCCCGGCGCCAGGGTCTGTTTTTATGGCGGCAGTCGAGGAGCCATCAACAACCTGAGTCCGCAGATCCTTTTTTGGAAACAAATTTCCCTGCTCGGCACTTCCATGGGAACTGACCAGGAGTTTGAAGATATGCTTCATTTTGTCACCCAACACAAAATCAAACCTGTGGTGGACAGCGTTTATCGCCTCAGGGACGGTCAGGCAGCCCTGGACAGGATGGCCTCAGGGAAACATTTTGGAAAAATAGTTTTTTCCATTTAA
- the msrB gene encoding peptide-methionine (R)-S-oxide reductase MsrB → MNNRILNPVLALVFIFLLPACNHAQQESLQSTSTVPELKQDTASDQIFLSITGDTLYPVVQTEKEWRAQLTDAEFNVLREAGTERAFTGEFWDNKKKGIYTCAACGLPLFDSATKFKSGTGWPSYYQPIKKENVKEIVDTSYGMRRVEVVCARCGGHLGHVFEDGPKPTGLRYCLNSVSLDFVPKEK, encoded by the coding sequence ATGAACAACAGGATTTTAAACCCGGTACTGGCTCTCGTTTTTATTTTTTTATTGCCTGCCTGTAACCACGCCCAGCAGGAATCCCTTCAATCGACTTCAACCGTTCCTGAGTTAAAACAGGATACCGCTTCGGACCAGATTTTTCTCTCCATTACGGGAGATACCCTTTATCCGGTGGTGCAAACGGAAAAGGAATGGCGAGCCCAACTGACGGATGCGGAATTCAATGTTTTGCGCGAAGCCGGAACAGAACGCGCCTTCACCGGGGAGTTCTGGGATAACAAAAAGAAAGGTATTTATACTTGTGCTGCATGTGGTTTGCCATTATTTGATTCAGCCACAAAATTCAAGTCCGGTACCGGCTGGCCCAGTTATTATCAACCCATCAAAAAGGAAAATGTAAAAGAGATCGTCGATACCAGTTACGGAATGAGAAGGGTAGAAGTGGTTTGCGCACGTTGTGGCGGACACCTCGGCCATGTGTTTGAGGATGGTCCCAAACCAACAGGTTTGCGCTATTGCCTGAATTCTGTGTCGCTGGATTTTGTACCCAAGGAGAAATAG
- the recF gene encoding DNA replication and repair protein RecF (All proteins in this family for which functions are known are DNA-binding proteins that assist the filamentation of RecA onto DNA for the initiation of recombination or recombinational repair.), producing MYLSKLILTNFKNYPYQEFDLSPAINCFTGNNGMGKTNILDAIYYLCMSKSYFLVSDKNIARLGEDFFRLEGRFEVEGKKEKIVAKVIPGKKKELEINDNPYLKFSDHIGFLPVVIITPDDTDIISEGSETRRRLIDNTLSQLNKKYLDDLILYNKIIRQRNAALKQFAEKGGYNRNLLDIYNRQLLEPARYIHEQRQTFLQHFIPILRGVHLEISGNSEEVDCEYKSQLNEMAFELLLDRTSEKDRILQRTTAGIHRDDLIFTLSGNALKRFASQGQLKTFTLALKIAQYQMLKFEKKKPPLLLLDDIFDKLDSQRVKFLLQLLIRQDFGQIFITDTHPNRVTQIIEKTGADFRKFNISKGTATPI from the coding sequence TTGTATCTATCCAAGCTCATACTGACCAACTTCAAGAATTACCCTTACCAGGAATTCGATTTGTCCCCTGCCATCAACTGCTTCACGGGCAATAATGGCATGGGAAAAACCAATATCCTTGATGCCATTTATTATTTGTGCATGAGCAAAAGTTACTTTCTGGTTTCCGACAAAAATATCGCCAGGCTCGGAGAGGATTTTTTCAGGCTGGAAGGCCGGTTCGAGGTGGAAGGCAAAAAAGAAAAGATCGTGGCCAAGGTAATCCCTGGCAAAAAGAAGGAGTTGGAAATAAATGATAATCCTTACCTGAAATTTTCTGATCATATCGGTTTTCTTCCGGTCGTCATCATTACCCCTGACGATACGGACATCATTTCAGAAGGCAGCGAAACCAGGCGTCGATTGATCGACAACACCCTTTCTCAATTGAACAAAAAGTATCTTGATGACCTTATTCTGTACAATAAAATCATCAGGCAACGGAATGCCGCCCTGAAACAATTTGCTGAAAAAGGGGGATACAACAGGAATCTTCTCGACATCTACAACCGGCAACTGCTGGAACCCGCACGTTATATTCACGAGCAAAGACAAACTTTTCTTCAACATTTCATCCCCATCCTGCGAGGGGTTCACCTGGAAATTTCCGGAAATTCGGAAGAGGTAGATTGCGAATACAAATCCCAGCTCAATGAAATGGCCTTCGAGCTCCTTTTAGACCGAACCAGCGAAAAAGACCGTATCCTCCAAAGAACCACTGCAGGCATCCATCGCGACGACCTGATTTTTACCCTTTCGGGCAACGCTCTCAAGCGTTTTGCTTCCCAGGGACAGTTAAAAACTTTTACCCTTGCCCTCAAAATTGCCCAGTACCAAATGTTAAAATTTGAAAAAAAGAAACCTCCTTTATTACTTCTCGATGATATTTTTGATAAATTGGATAGCCAAAGAGTAAAATTCCTGCTTCAATTACTCATCAGGCAGGACTTTGGGCAGATATTCATTACTGATACGCACCCCAACAGGGTAACACAAATCATAGAAAAGACTGGAGCCGACTTCAGGAAATTCAATATTTCCAAGGGTACGGCGACCCCGATTTAG
- a CDS encoding 6,7-dimethyl-8-ribityllumazine synthase, translated as MASALKNLSSYDESSIPDISNMKFGIVVADWHAEITHALYQGCFDTLVKHGAPEGNITTLQVPGAFELPTGAKILASSQKLDAVICIGCVIQGETRHNDYINNAVAMGLMTLSVASGMPCIYGVLTPNDEQQAKDRSGGKYGNKGTEAAVTAIRMASLKGELSGAKTKMGF; from the coding sequence ATGGCAAGTGCATTAAAAAATTTATCGTCTTATGACGAAAGCAGTATTCCTGATATTTCCAACATGAAGTTTGGTATTGTGGTGGCCGACTGGCACGCCGAAATAACCCATGCGCTTTATCAGGGGTGTTTTGACACGCTTGTAAAACACGGTGCGCCGGAGGGAAATATTACGACCCTGCAGGTCCCTGGCGCTTTTGAATTGCCGACCGGAGCTAAAATACTGGCTTCAAGCCAAAAACTGGATGCCGTTATTTGTATTGGCTGTGTCATCCAGGGAGAAACCAGGCACAATGATTATATCAATAATGCCGTAGCGATGGGATTGATGACGCTGAGTGTTGCTTCCGGAATGCCCTGTATCTACGGGGTGTTGACGCCTAATGATGAGCAACAGGCAAAAGACAGGTCTGGAGGTAAATACGGCAATAAAGGAACCGAAGCAGCCGTTACGGCCATTCGCATGGCTTCTTTGAAAGGGGAGCTTTCGGGAGCTAAAACTAAAATGGGTTTTTAG
- a CDS encoding metallophosphoesterase family protein — protein sequence MRIGLLSDTHGYLDEKVFQYFEQCDEIWHAGDIGHMEVVDKLEAFRPLRAVYGNIDDHLMRRRFPEDDRFVCEGVDVFLTHIGGYPGRYNVRVREILKNHPPKLFICGHSHILKVMPDKKLGLLHINPGACGIHGFHIVRTIVRFTLEAGNIKDLEVVELGLRGEVKNG from the coding sequence ATGAGAATCGGCTTATTATCAGACACCCACGGATATTTGGATGAAAAAGTGTTCCAGTACTTTGAGCAATGCGATGAAATATGGCATGCCGGGGATATCGGCCATATGGAAGTCGTGGACAAACTGGAGGCTTTCCGTCCCTTGCGAGCCGTTTATGGCAATATTGACGATCACCTGATGCGCCGCAGGTTCCCGGAAGATGACCGCTTTGTGTGCGAAGGGGTGGATGTTTTCTTAACCCACATCGGAGGGTATCCCGGGAGATACAATGTGAGGGTGAGGGAAATATTAAAAAACCATCCACCGAAATTATTCATCTGTGGTCATTCACACATTCTTAAAGTAATGCCCGACAAAAAACTTGGATTATTGCATATCAATCCGGGCGCTTGCGGAATCCATGGGTTTCACATCGTGAGGACGATTGTTCGCTTTACGCTGGAAGCTGGAAATATTAAAGATTTAGAGGTAGTGGAACTAGGATTGAGGGGAGAGGTGAAGAATGGGTGA